A region of the Prinia subflava isolate CZ2003 ecotype Zambia chromosome 17, Cam_Psub_1.2, whole genome shotgun sequence genome:
AATGTTTTACAGCCTTGGTTTTGCATTTCTGTAGGCTGTACTCCTAATGAAATAAAGGGATGAACTTCAAACAGTTTACATAAACTAATATTGTGCAAAGCAGCAGGTATAGCTCATTCCCTGTTTCATGGGAGCTCATTTTCCCACTACATTATTATAATGCCTTAAAAGAAAGTTTTACcgtaaaaaaaccaaaacctctTTTCAACAGTAAATTCATCTTAAACAATATCACTGTTCTTCAGCCAAAAGAATATTGTTTTTATTGTCCAGGGTAAGAAAAGTTTaagataacaaaaaaaaaaaaaaaagcagacactTCATGACTGTTTGGCTTGAATAAAAATGGCACTGTGTCATCACAAGGCTTCTCCTTATAGATGTTTGGtcttttaatctttatttattCCCCTGACATGCAGCAGGACCTtaatccagctctgctgccatgAGTTTTCTGTAAACTTACCAGGATGTTGTGGTAAATAGCACAGTAACAAAAGAGCCACAGGCtgagaaagaaaccaaaacagttTTCATGTTTAGGGAAAATACTGCTGTAGAGACAGCAAGAGGCTACAAGGAAATAATTTGCACTATTTTACCATGGACAAAGTCACCTAACTTGAAATTTTAAATCTTTCAGAAGATTGGTCACTTCTACCAAAAtccaaatgggaaaaaaaaacgGAATAGCTCTGTTAAGGAAAACTTCTGAAATCTAACACAGGCTTCCAGAATTATTTAAACAAGTTCAGCCCAACAGAAGATTTCTGAATTCAGATAAAATGAATTGTAATTATATCACTTATGACACACAATACCttaaaaataatgcaagaaCATTTCTGCTGAAACAAAGTTAATTGGCAAAATCAAACAAAGAGATTTTTGGTGTGCACACCTGTGTGTCAGATTCCACAATGGTAAAATTTTCATTGCAGTCCTACTGTGCAATATTTTCAATTCTCAGCAAGTTTCTCATCtgctaaaaaaatatttttccatttgctaGACCCTAATCACCACAGTCACACAAGCTCACTGCATTACAGATCATGAGGTGATTGTACCAAAATGGTTATGAAAAATACAGAGTTGTAACAAATGTTAATACAAGTTATAAAGTACTTATCATTACCGGCACCTGCAGAGCTACATGTACAAATACACAGCAAGGAGAGAATCCATGGTTCAATAAAAGACAGTCTCAAATCTATTATGATAACAAATAATGTCCACGAGATAAGTGGACAGATattctctgcagaaaaaaatgtatcccAATTGGAGGAATTTCAAATATATCTGGGGAGAAGACTTCTGACATATCATGCCCAAGCCTTGATAAACTGCAAATTGTACAGATATACCACAATCTCAACCAAAGACTATTCCAGGAGGGCACTTACTGCTAAATATCTAGAAGACCATAATTGCATTATGGCATTTTATTATACAGAGGACTACAGCTTTTATCACATATGTGGAAAAaagctgtgataaacaagagAGGAAGTAAATCGAATGATAATTCTTGACACATATCTATCTGCATGTATGGAAAAATCAGACATGCAAGTTTTTGCAGACCATTATAGACTATTCCTCACATCAAGAACAATCAAAACATGGACTTCTTTTAGGTATTTCCTTCTTACAGTGTGTTTATTGCTTCTTATGATGAACTAGTCACACAAAAATCTTGGTCAGTACTACACCTGCCCTGTACTAATGCGCTTTCTTTAAATAACCGTGTATCATACGAGTGTTCTCTGAGTCCAGTTCATAGAAAACATACTCCAAACTATTCCAATGAAGTTTTACTGAAATAATGAAGAAGTTTCAGAACAGGCAGGAGTCACTTCTgtcaacagcagcaaaaaaacctAAGCTTTTAAACACTAACAAATACTCTGTAACAGTGTATTCTTCAGGAAGCTCGTAATATATCAAACTTTTTTTGCCACCAACCCATTAGCCACGTCAGAAGGATATTTCCTAACCATTTCACTGGAGCACACCCCATTCAAATTTCTCTGGACCACCCCAAGGATCACACAAAACCGAGCATGCTGCATATAGTAAATGACGCAGGGAGGGGCGTGTGCACGGAGCTTTAGGCACACAAAGTGCGCGTTCTTCCAGAGgcactgtccccacagcccccgagggccggggcagcgcccTGGGCCCGCACAGGTGCGGGGCAGCCGCGGgctcacagggacaggggcGAGCACGCTCTGCCCGGCACTCTGCAGAACCAATATTTGCTTTCTACAGCGCACcgggcagcacagcaaacacagggCAGGCAACGCCTCCGGTTCGATttaaaaaatggggaaaataataatttatttagcAGTATTTCCTTTCCTGTCCTGCTGAAGGCTAACACTCACAGGAAATAAGCTccacctttttttaaaaaagaaaacaaaaaaccgCTCCTAATGCATTTCCTGACAGCTATGCTGCCTAGTTCCAGATCCGGGACACGGTCACACCGGCGGCTGCAGGGGGAGACACGCCCGGGGGCTCCGCTGCTGCCCCAAAGCTCCGGCAGGCAAAGCCGCCTCAGTTCCGGGGGCAGCGCCGCGCACCgagccccggccgccgccggcccgcgcccctccccgcggccccggccccaccgCACCCGCACCCGCCGCGGCCGCTGctggcggcgcggccccgcagACCTTCTCGAGGGAGCCGTCCATGGCCGCGGGCCCGCCGGTGCCGCCCCGGCCGCTCCACGCTGGCAGCGCTGACGGGGCCGCGCGGGGCGGGCCGCGCTCGCGCGCTCACCTGGGCAACCGGCCCGCCCCTCGCCGCACGCACCACCGCGCCGCGTCTGGGGGGGTGCGCGGCGGCAGCACTGCGCAgggctcggcggggccggcccTCCACTCCATGCACGGCCTGAGTTCTCCCCCCTACATCGGCTGGTGGAACAGTCCCAGAGACAGCCCGGGTCAGTGACAGACAGTGGCGCATGCGCAGGGagcgcgggccgggcgggcatGGGTGCCGGTTCTGGAGCGGAACCTGTACTGGCGGGTTCGAGTCCCCGCCGCGGCGGGTCGTGGCAGGCTGGAACCCGGCAGGACTCTGCGTGGCTCCAGCCTTCGTGAACCTCTCGGTTGTCACCCCGCTGTCGCCTACGGGGGCATTAAAGCCTTTCCTGCGCGTACGGGTCCCGCCCTGGAACGCTGCACAACCGAGGCGGACAGCACGCACCTGCCCGTGTGCTGCCATCCGATAAACAGCCCCCGGAGACCCAAACCCTGGGCTTTTCCTGGGCCTTATTTCTGTTCTTCCAAGCTGGAGTTGCTTTTCGGTACATATCCCTCGTGCTAttactgctgtgttttattGCCATTGCTGTTATTTAACGGCACTTTTGCGCAGGGATGTGTTGGGATGAGGAGCCGGGAAGGGCAGCCCCTGGACCCTGACACAGCGCTGGGCAGCGCGCTCTACACTCTGATTGAAATTTACTTAAATCTACAAGACAGCCATGCCTATTTTTAGTCGTTCATGGCAGAATTCATGATCGTTTCAAATCCAGGTCACAGAGCGAAGTACCACCTCCTGCCTGGAGATGGTTCCCTCGGTCAAGCCTGAGCCCATTGCCAGGAGCAAGGGGAGCTCCCGGCGCTCCCGGGTCgctccttttcttcaggccGAGGGGGCTGTCTGGCAGGACAGAGCCACCTCGGTGTCACCTCACCCTCCGCTTTGTGACACTGCTCCTGTGTGTACAAAGCTGCGTACACGAGTCTCTTCAATAGCCTCACATCACTTGTGGCTTTCATCTCAAGTTGTCTCAGCAGCAGAGGGCAAAGCAGAGCAACCCCacgggctgctgctgctcggcAGGTGTGCATTGCCCCTGCTCAGACTGCAAAACAAGGGCAAAATTGAGACGAAAAACCCGTAACCTACTCATGTAAGCACACAACAAGgagatgattttaaaaagacaacAAGGAAACAGTGCCCAGTTTTTATTTGTCACTCAGTGGTTGCGGCACTAATGCCCAGTGACCCCATGGTGCTCCTTAGACCGAAGCCCAGGCAGCACAGTCACTACATCCTGGGGGTGAGTGCATAAGCACAGGAGAAGCGAGCCCACGAGCCGACGCCCGGCTGCCCTGCCGTCACCCGTGGGTCATCCACCACCCCGGGGCCCGGCGTGGGGAGGGACCGGCCCTCCCCGGCATGGACAgcgccccggggccgcggggacggcggggcggcggcgggcccggggcggcgggcgggcccgcgggaaggaggaggaggaagaggaggaggaggaggaagaagaggcgGAAGCGGCGGCGGGCGATGGCCGGGGCGCTGCTGCGCGGGGCGCGGCGCTTCCCCTGGCTCTGCAACGTGCTGCTCTACGGGGGGCTGTTCGCGGCGGGGGACGCGGCGCAGCAGCGGCTGCGGGGACAGCCGCCCGACTGGGCGCAGACGCGGCGAGTGGCGCTGGTGGCCCTGGCCTTCCACGGCAACTTCAGCTACGTGTGGCTGCGGGCGCTGGAGCGGGCGCTgcccggccgccgcccgcccgccgtGCTGGGCAAGGTGCTCTGCGATCAGCTCCTGGGCGCGCCCGTCGCCGTCCTCGCCTTCTACACGGGTGAGTGCCGGGGGTACCCGCAGAGCCCCGCGCCGGCAGCGGTACCGGCAGCGGTACCGGCAGCGGTACCGGCAGCGGTACCGGCACCGCCATCCGCCCCGAGGAGGCCGGGCTGCGTGGGGAcccccgcccgctccccgcggcTCCCGCTGCCCGCGGCTCCCGCTCCCCCAAACGCCGCTGCCCGGGCGCTcggagcggggccgcggccgggggGCTCTGCAGacccctgcagctctccccgAGGATGCTGAACCGCCTGGGGCACTTCAGAGCTTTCCCCGAGGGTGCTGGACCAAAGGAGGCCTGCCCTGAGCTCCGTGGGGCCCGTAGCTTTTAATGAGCAGCAAAGAATACAAAGCACCTTGCAAGGATTGTGGCATCCATGTCTGTTTGAATTGCTGTGCTGATTTGAGTTGCTGTGCTCAGTTCTCAGCATCAGCTCTCTCattttccaaaacacagctgtCAAATGTCAGGAAGTGCCATCGTTCAGTGAACCAGCTTCTGCTGTGGGAGTCCATAGAAGGAAAGCATGCTCCTAATGGCTAATCTCAGAAGCTAACAAGTAACAAGATACTTTAAAGAGGTCTGGTAtctatttcagaaataaacatGGGGGAATAAGAAAATTAATAGGTGAGACTAATGTAATTAAATGCTCTCATTTCACTTAAACTTGATGTGGTAGAAGAGTAAGACAGGTCCTCTTTTTGTCTGGTATTGGGAGATCTGCATTCTATCACTCCAACAGGGAAATCATTCAATTTGTGATTGAAGAGGAATGAAGTAGAAAAAGTCAAACACCAGATACTTCCTCTCAGAGACTTAACTATATCACAACTTAAGCTGAGAATTACCCAAGGACCAGAAGGCTCTGAAGGACCAGAAAAGGGATAGTAAAAGTCCCTGAATTGGGTAGCACTAGGATAATGTATCCATTGAGAGATACTGATAACCCCAAGGCGTGGGAATACCTAGAAAGATCCCAGAGTCAGTCAAAGGAGCCCCTGCTTATGTGCAAAATGCCTTATTCTCTCTCTCATGAGTGTGAAAGGTGCTtccatcctctcttttccaccACTACACCACTGGTGCATGGTGTGGCAGAGAAAGAGATGCTATAACACCTGTACACCCAGTAAATCCCAGCTGATCTCAGGTGTCAGTGCTGGGAGTCAAGTCAATGGATGAAAACATTTGATGTAGCACTATCAGGTAGTCAGAATGGTAGTTTTGTAACAATAttagcttttcttttgaagatACAATAACATATTTTGAGAAGGGTCTGGGATGTCACTGGAAAATgtgaacatttcattttttgcgTTTTTTCTGATTGTTGTAAATATTTTACCACTAGGTATGAGCATCCTTCAGAGGAAAGAGGACATCTTTTCAGactgtaaaaagaaattttggaaTACTTATAAGGTGAGGCAAGCAATTTGCTTATCTCACAgctaaacaaaaacaaagaaaggatAAACTATTtgaaaagttttccttttccttttccttttccttttccttttccttttccttttccttttccttttccttttccttttccttttccttttccttttccttttccttttccttttccttttccttttccttttccttttccttttccttttcctttctctctcttttcattATTTGATTATGTGTAGGAAGCTTTAAGTACCAGCATGAAGTACCACGTGAAGTAAAGGCCGTTTGGGTTAGGCAGTGCTGCTAGATGGGTGAAATGATgccatttaaaaatggaatataGTGTTTATATGCTTAACACTTGCACCCAGCTCTGTTTGAATGGCAGCCCTACAATACAACACTgattcaggggtttttttatcttttgtctTAAGAACTACCCACGCACCAGGGTTTAGTTAGTGGTACTATTGACAACACTTACATGCACACATATTAAAATCATTAATTACAGAGACACCTTCTTTGAGAAGCATTTTTAGCCTGTACTTTTCAGTGACAATCTTCTCActttcagaaacaaaaccttttgttttaaGAAGACTTTGCTATAAGCAGCTGGCTTTGATTTGCATTTCTGCACACGCAAAACAAAATTATCTCTGCTACCTCAGAGATgagcaggctgagaatgttaaGGTTTCTCAGATGCAAGAAGAACAATGaattagcaggaaaaaaagtaacagGAGAAAATGCGATTGCAATGTGACTTTCTCTTCATATTGTAGAACTATATAGGTAGGAtggaaaaagattatttttatttctatggaAGATGATTCTAAAAGCAGTGCCCACTATAGCCTATCAAAACATAAGGTTTCTATCAGCCTTATGTTCTATGAGTAAATTATCCATTGATTTTTCTAAATATGCCTTACGTGTATGAGTAAGAAGGAGCACTGCAAGTGTGAAATAAATAGTGTTCAGTGGTATTTTTCATTAATGGCTGAAACAAATGTTCGCATGTTTAAACATTTGTTCACCCATCTGGTAAATGCGTTTATTGTGTCTGGTGTCAGATGTCTGTGAAGACTTAACTGTGCTTAGGGTTTTGTATCT
Encoded here:
- the MPV17L gene encoding mpv17-like protein isoform X2 translates to MAGALLRGARRFPWLCNVLLYGGLFAAGDAAQQRLRGQPPDWAQTRRVALVALAFHGNFSYVWLRALERALPGRRPPAVLGKVLCDQLLGAPVAVLAFYTGMSILQRKEDIFSDCKKKFWNTYKTGLMYWPFVQSGDGTAKSAFMWLQGEKVNADEESSDK
- the MPV17L gene encoding mpv17-like protein isoform X1, with amino-acid sequence MAGALLRGARRFPWLCNVLLYGGLFAAGDAAQQRLRGQPPDWAQTRRVALVALAFHGNFSYVWLRALERALPGRRPPAVLGKVLCDQLLGAPVAVLAFYTGMSILQRKEDIFSDCKKKFWNTYKTGLMYWPFVQLSNFILIPVHLRTAYTGLCGFAWASFICFSQQSGDGTAKSAFMWLQGEKVNADEESSDK